A genomic window from Halobellus ruber includes:
- a CDS encoding thiolase family protein, protein MERVAIIGASMTQFGQRDAWIRELLSEAGAACLDDAGVDPDAVEHLYVSNMASGEFEGQTGIPNALAHDLAAVPAYTARIDQTSSSGGAGVYAAWQSVASGASEMTLLVGGERMTHRTTAEATDVIASLTHPVEYKHGVTLPSFAGLTARHYLQRYDAPRESLGRVAVKNHKNGVDNPHAQFRKEVDLDTVLESPVVADPLRLYDFCPITDGSAALLLCPESVAREYTDEYAVISGIGGATDTHVVHERADPTTMGGVVNSAAEAYRMADAGPDDVDVAELHDMFTILEFLQSEDLGFFEKGEGWKAVEEGVTDRDGDLPINTSGGLKSKGHPLGASGVAQVYEIYKQVLCDAGPRQVDAETGLACNVGGFGNCVTTTILEGRV, encoded by the coding sequence ATGGAACGCGTAGCGATCATCGGCGCGTCGATGACGCAGTTCGGGCAACGCGACGCCTGGATCCGCGAGTTGCTCTCGGAGGCCGGGGCGGCGTGTCTCGACGACGCCGGCGTCGACCCCGACGCGGTCGAGCACCTCTACGTCTCGAACATGGCAAGCGGGGAGTTCGAGGGACAGACCGGGATCCCGAACGCCCTCGCACACGACCTCGCGGCGGTGCCGGCGTACACCGCCCGGATTGACCAGACCTCCTCGTCGGGCGGGGCGGGCGTCTACGCCGCGTGGCAGTCGGTCGCGTCGGGCGCCTCCGAGATGACTCTCCTCGTCGGCGGCGAGCGGATGACACACCGGACGACAGCCGAGGCAACGGACGTCATCGCCTCGCTGACCCACCCCGTCGAGTACAAACACGGCGTCACCCTTCCCTCCTTTGCGGGCCTGACGGCGCGACACTACCTCCAGCGGTACGACGCCCCCCGGGAGTCGCTGGGCCGGGTCGCGGTCAAAAATCACAAAAACGGCGTCGACAACCCACACGCCCAGTTCCGGAAGGAGGTCGACCTCGACACCGTCCTGGAGTCGCCGGTCGTCGCCGACCCGCTCCGGCTCTACGACTTCTGTCCGATCACCGACGGGTCGGCCGCGCTCCTCCTGTGTCCGGAGTCCGTCGCCCGGGAGTACACCGACGAGTACGCGGTCATCTCGGGGATCGGAGGCGCGACCGACACCCACGTGGTCCACGAACGCGCGGACCCGACCACGATGGGCGGCGTCGTCAACTCCGCGGCGGAGGCCTACCGGATGGCCGACGCGGGTCCCGACGACGTCGACGTGGCGGAACTCCACGATATGTTCACCATCCTCGAGTTCCTCCAGTCGGAGGACCTCGGCTTCTTCGAGAAGGGCGAGGGCTGGAAGGCCGTCGAGGAGGGCGTCACCGACCGCGACGGCGACCTCCCGATCAACACCTCCGGCGGGCTGAAATCGAAGGGTCACCCGCTCGGCGCCTCCGGCGTCGCACAGGTCTACGAGATCTACAAGCAGGTGCTCTGCGACGCCGGTCCCCGACAGGTCGACGCCGAGACCGGCCTGGCGTGCAACGTCGGCGGGTTCGGCAACTGCGTCACCACCACGATCCTGGAGGGGCGGGTATGA